A single Leptospira barantonii DNA region contains:
- a CDS encoding LIC10729 family protein, translated as MVLHRFILVFLCFTFTSTGFLQPEENPKFKKFINFDHQGEDGAPLHTEDFRTYSELSTWAIHNGMQLERDRGDWAPGAGTGRLQDGLCRMIPEEGLRFYLTADPSRNEPLYVQMDLTQFTFTERPKGLKPRELRIYMNGVLKTTVRFPGGGDYSSQFPVRFRVDPGELIEGRMDFRLLPNAGELGRFWGIWDVLYNYRPQQ; from the coding sequence ATGGTTTTGCACCGATTCATACTCGTTTTTTTATGTTTTACTTTTACCAGTACGGGGTTTCTCCAACCGGAAGAAAATCCGAAATTTAAAAAATTCATCAACTTCGATCATCAGGGCGAAGACGGAGCTCCTCTTCATACCGAAGATTTTAGAACATACTCCGAGCTTTCCACATGGGCGATTCACAACGGAATGCAGTTGGAAAGGGACAGAGGGGATTGGGCTCCGGGCGCAGGAACGGGTCGATTGCAGGACGGACTTTGCAGAATGATTCCCGAAGAAGGACTCCGATTTTATCTGACCGCGGACCCTTCCCGCAACGAACCTCTGTATGTTCAAATGGATTTAACGCAGTTTACGTTTACCGAAAGACCGAAAGGATTGAAACCGAGAGAACTTAGAATTTATATGAACGGCGTTTTGAAAACCACGGTTCGATTTCCGGGAGGAGGGGATTATTCTTCCCAATTTCCGGTTCGGTTTCGAGTAGATCCGGGCGAGTTGATCGAGGGGAGAATGGACTTTCGTCTCCTGCCGAACGCTGGGGAACTTGGTCGTTTTTGGGGAATCTGGGATGTTTTATACAACTATCGCCCGCAACAATAA